A single genomic interval of Adhaeribacter pallidiroseus harbors:
- a CDS encoding DNA gyrase/topoisomerase IV subunit A gives MLNDIENDALLNGEEPFASEEKIHEITAVDGMYQNWFLDYASYVILERAVPAIEDGLKPVQRRILHAMKEMDDGRFNKVANIIGQTMQYHPHGDASIGDAIVNLGQKDLLIETQGNWGDVRTGDSAAAARYIEARLSKFALDVVYNPDTTVWQASYDGRKNEPVTLPVKFPLLLAQGVEGIAVGLSTKIMPHNFKELIRASIDVLKKRPTQLYPDFLTAGMIDVTDYKGGARGSRIRIRATIEKVDKTLLIIRDVPYGTTTTALMESIVKASENNKIKIKKVIDNTAANVEIHVQLPPGVSPDLTIDALYAFTDCEVSMSPNTCVIIDDKPHFLTVDEVLKISTQKTVDLLQSELEIKMAELDYKWHMSSLEKIFIENRIYRKIEECETWEAVLEAIDKGLKPFKKLLRREVTTEDILRLTEIKIKRISKFDSFKADEYIKKLEEEMAETADNLANIIRFSIAYFENLLKKYGAGRDRKTQIRTFDVITAQKVAIANQKLYVNRADGFVGYGLKKDEFVTDCSDMDDVIAITKDGKFRVTRIAEKTFVGKDVIYAGIYNKNDEHMVYNMIYVDGSSGISYAKRFSVNGITRDKEYDLTKATNGTKVHYLTANPNSESEVVNITLTPTSTARVKTFDFDFAELLIKGKGSMGNVVTKYPVKKIVQKSRGESTLGGREIYYDEVIGRLNTESRGKYLGSFNTDDSILVIYKDGSYELTSFDLTNHYDVANMEIILKFDSERVISAIHIDGESKNTYVKRFKIETTTIGKRFVFISENKGSKLLAVSTQPEPQAEIKFQRDKKSEKEVETILLNAFIDVKGWKATGNRLNYYKIFSVNLTKSVADEVEAKPVKGLATRRLAKVAANPVVNNSELAELPVDSQNIDKLISVESVQVSNSIEEKPKKRQLNLF, from the coding sequence ATGCTTAACGATATAGAAAACGATGCGCTGTTAAATGGGGAAGAACCGTTTGCCAGCGAAGAAAAGATACACGAAATTACCGCCGTGGATGGCATGTACCAAAACTGGTTTCTGGATTATGCTTCCTACGTAATTCTGGAGCGGGCAGTACCTGCCATTGAAGACGGTTTAAAACCCGTGCAGCGTCGTATTCTGCACGCTATGAAAGAAATGGATGATGGCCGCTTTAATAAAGTAGCGAACATTATCGGGCAAACCATGCAGTACCATCCGCATGGGGACGCTTCTATTGGCGATGCTATTGTAAACCTGGGCCAGAAAGATTTATTAATCGAAACGCAGGGTAACTGGGGCGATGTGCGCACCGGCGATAGTGCCGCAGCGGCCCGCTACATTGAGGCTCGTTTATCTAAGTTTGCTTTAGATGTTGTTTACAATCCAGATACCACGGTTTGGCAAGCCTCTTACGATGGCCGGAAAAACGAGCCGGTAACTTTGCCGGTTAAATTCCCACTGTTGCTGGCGCAGGGAGTAGAAGGTATTGCGGTAGGCTTATCTACCAAAATAATGCCGCACAACTTTAAAGAGTTAATTCGTGCTTCTATTGATGTACTAAAGAAAAGGCCAACCCAGTTGTATCCGGACTTCTTAACCGCCGGAATGATCGATGTTACCGATTACAAAGGAGGAGCCCGTGGGAGCCGTATTCGTATTCGCGCTACTATTGAGAAGGTAGATAAAACCTTGCTCATTATTCGCGATGTGCCTTATGGTACTACCACTACGGCTTTAATGGAGTCTATCGTAAAGGCAAGTGAAAACAATAAAATCAAAATTAAGAAGGTAATCGATAATACGGCGGCTAACGTAGAAATACACGTGCAATTGCCGCCAGGCGTTTCTCCTGACTTAACTATCGATGCGTTATATGCTTTCACGGATTGTGAAGTGTCTATGTCGCCGAATACCTGCGTGATCATCGACGATAAACCGCATTTTTTAACCGTAGACGAAGTGCTGAAAATTTCTACGCAGAAAACGGTAGATTTATTACAAAGCGAACTCGAAATTAAGATGGCTGAGCTGGACTACAAATGGCACATGTCGTCGCTGGAAAAGATATTTATTGAAAACCGCATCTACCGTAAAATAGAAGAGTGCGAAACCTGGGAAGCCGTTCTGGAAGCTATTGATAAAGGTTTAAAACCTTTTAAAAAATTGTTGCGCCGGGAAGTTACTACGGAGGATATTCTGCGCTTAACCGAAATTAAGATTAAGCGGATTTCTAAATTTGACTCCTTTAAAGCAGATGAATACATTAAAAAGTTGGAAGAGGAAATGGCCGAAACCGCCGATAATCTCGCCAACATCATTCGCTTTTCCATTGCCTATTTTGAAAATTTATTAAAAAAATACGGAGCTGGTCGCGACCGCAAAACGCAGATTCGCACGTTTGATGTTATTACGGCGCAAAAAGTAGCCATTGCCAACCAGAAATTGTATGTAAACCGGGCGGATGGCTTCGTAGGTTACGGGTTAAAGAAAGATGAGTTTGTAACGGATTGTTCCGATATGGACGATGTAATCGCGATTACGAAAGATGGTAAATTCCGGGTAACCCGAATTGCCGAGAAAACCTTTGTGGGCAAAGATGTTATTTACGCGGGTATCTACAACAAAAATGATGAACACATGGTGTACAACATGATTTACGTAGATGGCTCATCCGGCATATCTTATGCTAAGCGCTTTTCGGTAAATGGTATAACCCGCGATAAAGAATATGATTTAACCAAAGCGACTAACGGCACCAAAGTTCATTACTTAACTGCTAACCCGAACAGCGAATCAGAAGTGGTAAATATAACTTTAACACCAACGTCTACGGCCCGGGTAAAAACATTTGATTTCGACTTTGCCGAATTACTAATTAAAGGCAAAGGCTCCATGGGGAATGTAGTTACCAAATACCCGGTTAAGAAAATAGTGCAAAAAAGCCGCGGCGAATCCACCCTGGGTGGCCGCGAGATTTACTACGACGAAGTGATTGGCCGATTGAATACCGAATCCAGAGGCAAGTATTTAGGATCCTTTAATACCGATGACAGTATTTTGGTTATTTACAAGGATGGTAGTTACGAGTTAACGTCTTTTGATTTAACTAACCACTACGATGTTGCCAATATGGAAATAATTTTAAAATTTGATTCAGAACGGGTAATATCGGCCATTCACATTGATGGCGAAAGTAAGAACACCTACGTTAAACGGTTTAAAATCGAAACCACAACCATTGGTAAACGATTTGTATTTATCAGTGAAAACAAAGGTTCTAAACTTTTAGCGGTTTCTACCCAACCGGAACCCCAAGCGGAAATCAAGTTTCAAAGAGATAAAAAATCCGAGAAAGAAGTAGAAACAATTTTATTAAATGCATTTATTGATGTGAAAGGTTGGAAAGCTACGGGCAATCGTTTAAATTACTACAAAATTTTTAGTGTAAACTTAACTAAATCGGTTGCGGACGAAGTGGAAGCTAAACCTGTAAAAGGTTTAGCCACCCGGAGATTAGCTAAAGTTGCTGCAAATCCAGTAGTAAATAATAGCGAACTCGCCGAATTACCAGTTGATTCTCAAAATATTGATAAACTGATAAGCGTTGAGTCCGTACAAGTAAGTAATAGTATAGAAGAGAAACCTAAAAAACGGCAACTTAACTTATTTTAA
- a CDS encoding AI-2E family transporter: MEINFPKYFKYTIILLGLVLLIWFLQTFKSILVPICFSGLFALLLVPLCERLERLRLPRPLAILLCIIMVIAFLAGLIWLLSSQLISFVQELGTLSDKVNEYIQKVQTFLLNNFGIKPTNGREFISKNLGTLQQTGTSILSGTLSLTTGALSVLTIIPIYIFFMLFYREHFRRFMFKFITRDKRDTLMLTIDNIQKVVESYISGLLIVIVIVAILNMTGLMIMGVPYAVFFGIFASVLTIIPYIGILIGAALPALYTLVQTGSAVQALIVIGIFAFVQFLEGNFITPNITGSKVSINPFAAILALIIGGEIWGAAGMILSIPIIAILKVLFDAYEPLEPFGFLLGDIKSNSDKPDVFSKLSSRVRTILNLKKEKDEQDKAAK; encoded by the coding sequence ATGGAAATTAACTTCCCCAAGTACTTTAAGTACACCATTATACTACTGGGCTTAGTCCTGCTGATTTGGTTTCTCCAAACCTTTAAATCTATATTAGTACCCATCTGCTTTTCAGGGCTGTTTGCTTTGTTATTGGTGCCCCTTTGCGAGCGGCTGGAAAGGTTGCGCTTGCCGCGGCCACTAGCAATCTTACTCTGTATTATTATGGTGATTGCTTTTTTGGCCGGTTTAATCTGGCTTTTATCGTCGCAATTAATCAGTTTTGTTCAGGAATTAGGCACTTTATCGGATAAGGTAAACGAGTACATACAAAAGGTGCAAACCTTTTTACTGAACAACTTTGGCATTAAACCAACGAATGGGCGGGAGTTTATTAGTAAAAACTTAGGTACGCTGCAGCAAACTGGCACTTCTATTTTAAGCGGGACTTTATCGCTTACTACGGGGGCGCTCAGTGTGCTAACCATTATTCCCATCTATATTTTCTTTATGCTTTTCTACCGCGAACATTTCAGGCGGTTCATGTTTAAGTTTATAACGCGCGACAAACGCGATACCTTAATGCTCACTATCGATAACATCCAGAAAGTAGTAGAAAGCTACATATCTGGCTTACTAATCGTTATTGTAATTGTGGCCATCTTGAATATGACCGGATTGATGATTATGGGTGTACCTTATGCGGTCTTCTTTGGGATTTTTGCTTCGGTACTTACCATTATACCATACATCGGAATTCTTATTGGGGCGGCTTTGCCGGCTTTATACACGCTGGTTCAAACCGGATCTGCGGTACAAGCGTTAATAGTAATCGGTATTTTTGCTTTTGTTCAGTTCCTGGAAGGTAATTTTATTACGCCGAACATTACTGGTTCTAAGGTGAGCATAAACCCATTTGCTGCCATTTTAGCATTAATTATTGGGGGTGAAATTTGGGGTGCCGCCGGTATGATTTTATCTATTCCTATTATTGCTATCTTAAAAGTGTTATTTGACGCTTACGAACCTTTAGAACCTTTCGGTTTTCTGTTAGGCGATATTAAAAGCAACTCCGATAAGCCAGATGTATTTAGCAAGCTTTCCAGCCGGGTCCGGACGATCCTAAATTTAAAAAAAGAGAAAGATGAACAAGACAAGGCTGCCAAATAG
- a CDS encoding DUF5686 and carboxypeptidase-like regulatory domain-containing protein, giving the protein MYKFLQIVLFTFSVFTIQAQHRITGKVFDATTGEALPFVNVYIKNTNTGTTTDDQGVYSLWLTKIPDSLTVSFVGYRTQSKILKPGLPIQEINFKLVASALNLQEVVIRPGENPAFRIMRLVMAHKKINDKRRLSAYQYESYTKMQFDIDNLAPTKKRLGLRSAINSVVDSQMYLLNENGKKVLPFFISEAVSDFYYNRDPRKTKEIVKASKVTGYGIQDGNLVAQVIGNSYQDYNFYQNWVSVLQKNFVSPIADGWKSAYEYDLQDSVYLGKNKCYKIKIEPKRPQDLAFYGTIWVSDSSFALRKIDVVISKTANINFVEKIHLVQEALPVTGGSWLPVKTEITMNLARISEKRPGIIAKINTSYKNTIVNKEQKASFFDQPITLAQTANSNSEEFWQQSRHDTLSTEEKQVYSLIDSIKTTPRIKRFTEVVTVLASGYLKAGPVSIGRYPYFYANNNIEGHRFQIGGKTNFDFSKKWEFRGFVAYGTLDKRFKYEASGKYIFSRKKWSEIGFTRKEDLQQAGLMSDKLADSPFLTGFSRFGTLRRPFYVQQTSAYLQRDLFPGLMQRITLSNRVFNPDFDFAYYRHIGEQPQVATRDFSSAAITFLTRYAKNEIFVQNDNERISLGSAGHWPVFTFKYTLGFKYFLGSTVDYQRFDVGLQQHFVMGRLGNAMYRLEAGKIFTPVPYPLLEVHLGNETSFYYAQTFNLMNYFEFASDAFASLHYEQYFEGLLLNSLPLIKKLKWRVVGTTNVLYGHLDQENLKIIPALGLNGTPQVPFKTLNKTPYVEAAYGIENIFKVLRVDAFHRLTYLQNSKNKNFGLRFSLQFKL; this is encoded by the coding sequence TTGTATAAGTTTTTACAAATAGTGCTTTTTACCTTTTCGGTATTTACAATCCAGGCCCAGCACCGGATTACCGGAAAAGTATTTGATGCTACTACCGGTGAAGCCTTGCCATTTGTAAATGTTTATATAAAAAATACGAATACCGGTACTACCACCGACGACCAAGGTGTTTATAGTTTGTGGTTAACCAAAATTCCAGATTCCTTAACTGTTTCCTTTGTAGGATATCGCACCCAATCCAAAATTTTAAAGCCAGGGCTTCCTATTCAGGAAATAAACTTTAAATTAGTCGCCAGCGCTTTAAACTTGCAGGAAGTAGTGATCCGGCCGGGAGAAAATCCGGCCTTCCGGATTATGCGATTAGTAATGGCGCACAAGAAAATAAACGACAAGCGTCGTTTAAGTGCCTATCAGTACGAGTCGTATACCAAAATGCAATTCGATATTGATAATCTGGCACCCACCAAAAAGCGCCTGGGGTTGCGCTCGGCTATTAACTCGGTGGTCGATTCGCAGATGTATTTATTAAATGAAAATGGTAAAAAAGTATTGCCCTTTTTCATCTCGGAAGCAGTTTCCGATTTTTACTACAATCGCGACCCCCGCAAAACCAAAGAAATTGTAAAAGCCTCTAAAGTTACCGGATACGGCATTCAGGACGGCAATTTAGTGGCGCAGGTAATCGGCAATTCTTACCAGGATTATAATTTTTATCAAAATTGGGTAAGTGTGCTGCAAAAAAACTTTGTCAGTCCGATTGCTGATGGTTGGAAAAGCGCTTATGAATACGATTTACAGGATAGCGTTTACTTAGGTAAAAATAAGTGCTATAAAATTAAAATTGAACCAAAGCGTCCGCAAGATTTAGCTTTTTATGGTACCATTTGGGTAAGTGACTCATCATTCGCTTTACGTAAAATTGATGTTGTAATTAGTAAAACAGCCAATATAAACTTTGTTGAAAAAATCCATTTAGTTCAGGAAGCTTTACCGGTAACGGGCGGTTCGTGGTTACCGGTGAAAACAGAAATTACTATGAACTTGGCTCGCATCAGTGAAAAAAGGCCCGGTATAATTGCCAAAATCAATACTTCTTACAAAAATACAATTGTTAATAAAGAACAAAAAGCTTCTTTCTTCGATCAACCAATAACTTTAGCCCAAACCGCAAACAGCAATTCCGAAGAATTTTGGCAGCAGAGTCGCCACGATACATTATCAACCGAAGAAAAGCAGGTTTATTCCCTTATCGATTCCATTAAAACCACTCCGCGTATAAAGCGGTTTACCGAAGTGGTGACTGTTCTGGCCTCTGGTTATCTTAAAGCTGGCCCGGTCAGTATAGGCAGGTACCCTTACTTTTATGCCAATAATAACATAGAAGGTCATCGTTTTCAAATAGGCGGAAAAACCAATTTTGATTTTAGTAAAAAATGGGAATTTCGGGGTTTTGTGGCATACGGTACACTCGATAAAAGATTTAAATACGAAGCATCTGGTAAGTACATCTTCTCCCGCAAGAAGTGGAGCGAAATTGGTTTTACCCGCAAAGAAGATTTGCAGCAAGCCGGCTTGATGTCCGATAAGTTAGCAGATAGTCCCTTTCTAACTGGTTTCTCCCGGTTTGGTACTTTAAGGCGACCATTTTACGTGCAGCAAACCAGTGCTTACTTGCAGCGCGATCTCTTTCCTGGCTTGATGCAGCGTATTACCCTGAGCAACCGGGTATTTAACCCGGATTTTGATTTTGCTTACTACCGGCACATTGGCGAACAGCCCCAGGTAGCTACCCGTGATTTTTCCAGTGCCGCTATAACTTTTTTAACCCGTTACGCTAAAAACGAAATATTCGTGCAAAATGATAATGAACGCATTAGTTTAGGGTCTGCGGGACATTGGCCGGTTTTTACTTTTAAATATACTTTAGGTTTTAAATATTTTCTGGGTTCTACGGTAGATTATCAACGTTTTGACGTGGGATTACAACAGCACTTTGTTATGGGACGCTTAGGAAATGCCATGTATCGTTTAGAGGCTGGTAAGATTTTTACTCCTGTACCTTATCCTTTATTGGAAGTTCATTTAGGCAACGAAACCTCCTTTTATTATGCGCAAACCTTTAATCTCATGAATTATTTTGAATTTGCCAGTGATGCTTTTGCTTCTTTGCATTACGAACAATATTTCGAAGGATTACTTTTAAACAGCTTACCATTGATAAAAAAACTAAAATGGCGGGTTGTAGGCACAACCAATGTACTTTATGGTCATCTGGATCAGGAAAATTTAAAAATAATTCCTGCTTTGGGGCTGAACGGTACGCCACAAGTGCCTTTTAAAACATTAAACAAAACTCCGTACGTAGAAGCAGCTTACGGCATCGAGAATATCTTTAAAGTTTTACGCGTAGATGCCTTTCATCGGTTAACTTATTTACAGAATTCTAAGAACAAGAATTTTGGCCTGCGGTTTTCGTTGCAATTTAAACTTTAG
- a CDS encoding tetratricopeptide repeat protein — MVKVWNKLVGVWLVTVLFCFQAFAFNVSDELVREANQLLGEYKDAEALQKFEEVLVVAPQHYEALYKISLLHSRIGLRYSDESQKSEHFLLAKDFAEKALRVNKQGAESNYVMALAISNLSFVSGAKARISNLKNVKLYLDRSLAANLRYASAWQLLGRWHYKVANMNVLECTISKVLNGCTKTEASNSLAVSCLKKAIALEVNNLNYYYDLAVVYREMKEIDESIAVLQNAAQLQPITSEDLELSRRCKVMLNELSPS, encoded by the coding sequence ATGGTAAAGGTCTGGAACAAATTAGTAGGAGTATGGCTGGTGACGGTGTTATTTTGTTTCCAGGCCTTTGCATTTAATGTCTCTGATGAACTTGTTCGGGAAGCAAATCAATTATTAGGAGAATATAAGGATGCCGAAGCACTCCAAAAATTTGAAGAAGTGCTGGTGGTTGCGCCCCAGCATTACGAAGCCTTATACAAAATAAGCTTGTTGCATTCCCGCATTGGGCTGCGTTATTCCGATGAATCGCAAAAAAGCGAACACTTTTTATTGGCTAAAGACTTTGCTGAAAAAGCCTTGCGCGTGAACAAACAAGGAGCCGAATCAAACTATGTCATGGCATTGGCCATTTCTAACTTGTCTTTTGTATCAGGTGCAAAAGCACGCATTAGCAATTTAAAAAATGTTAAGTTATATCTAGATCGTTCGTTAGCAGCTAATTTAAGGTATGCTAGTGCCTGGCAACTATTGGGTAGGTGGCATTATAAAGTGGCTAACATGAACGTTTTAGAATGTACAATTTCCAAGGTATTAAACGGCTGTACCAAAACCGAAGCTAGCAACAGTTTAGCGGTATCGTGTCTGAAAAAGGCAATTGCTTTAGAAGTCAATAATTTAAATTATTACTACGATTTAGCGGTAGTTTACCGCGAAATGAAAGAAATAGACGAAAGCATAGCGGTGTTACAAAACGCCGCGCAGCTCCAACCCATTACTTCTGAAGATTTAGAGCTAAGCCGCCGTTGCAAGGTAATGTTGAATGAATTGAGTCCGAGTTAA
- a CDS encoding DNA topoisomerase IV subunit B — protein MAEVTNNYTEDSIRSLDWREHIRLRPGMYIGKLGDGSSLDDGIYILVKEIIDNSIDEYVMGNGKTIEIKITDHKVQIRDYGRGIPLGKVIDCVSKINTGGKYDSKAFQKSVGLNGVGTKATNALASYFKVQSIRDSQIKTAEFERGELMHDHPVIETNLRNGTLITFVPDDTIFKNYRFIPEYLENQIRNYVYLNAGLTINFNGQKFYSEHGLKDLLTHKTDVEALRYPIIHLRGEDIEIALSHGDEYGEEYYSFVNGQYTTQGGTHLAAFRESIAKTVKEFFKKDYEASDVRASIIGAISIRVQEPVFESQTKTKLGSILMGPDSPSVRNYIHDFVKEHLDNYLHKNPAVADAMKRRIEQSERERKDMAGIKKLANQRAKKANLHNRKLRDCRVHFTDEQNEKHLLSTLFITEGDSASGSITKSRNVDTEAVFSLRGKPLNCFGLKKKVVYENEEFNLLQHALNIEESLEDLRYNRVVVATDADVDGMHIRLLLLTFFLQFFPDLVKNGHLYILETPLFRVRNKKETIYCYNEQEKQAAMKKLGKNPEITRFKGLGEISPEEFGKFIGDNIRLEPVILNTETSIQKILSYFMGKNTPERQNFIIDNLKVEKDIVEDVEEEVYA, from the coding sequence ATGGCTGAAGTAACTAACAATTATACCGAAGATAGTATCCGCTCCCTCGATTGGCGCGAACACATCCGGCTGCGCCCGGGTATGTACATTGGTAAACTGGGCGACGGCTCTTCGCTGGATGATGGTATTTATATTCTGGTAAAAGAAATTATTGATAACTCCATCGACGAGTACGTGATGGGCAATGGCAAAACCATTGAAATTAAAATTACCGACCACAAGGTGCAAATACGCGATTATGGCCGGGGTATTCCTTTGGGTAAGGTTATCGATTGCGTGAGTAAAATAAATACCGGCGGTAAGTACGACAGCAAAGCATTCCAAAAATCGGTGGGTTTAAACGGGGTAGGTACTAAAGCTACGAATGCCCTGGCTAGTTATTTTAAAGTTCAATCAATTCGCGACAGTCAGATTAAAACGGCCGAGTTCGAGCGGGGTGAGTTAATGCACGATCACCCGGTGATAGAAACAAACCTACGTAATGGTACTTTAATCACCTTCGTACCCGATGATACTATTTTTAAAAATTATCGCTTTATTCCAGAATATCTGGAGAACCAGATTCGGAATTACGTGTATCTAAACGCGGGATTAACGATTAACTTCAACGGTCAGAAATTTTATTCCGAGCACGGCTTAAAAGATTTATTAACCCATAAAACCGATGTTGAAGCCCTGCGGTACCCCATTATTCATCTTCGGGGAGAAGACATTGAGATTGCCTTATCGCACGGCGACGAATATGGCGAAGAATATTATTCTTTCGTGAATGGCCAGTATACCACGCAAGGAGGTACCCACTTAGCTGCTTTCCGGGAATCTATTGCCAAAACAGTTAAAGAATTTTTTAAGAAAGATTACGAGGCTTCCGATGTGCGAGCATCAATAATCGGAGCTATCAGCATCCGGGTGCAGGAACCGGTTTTTGAATCACAAACTAAAACTAAATTAGGTTCTATTTTAATGGGGCCGGATAGTCCTTCGGTCCGAAACTATATTCATGATTTCGTAAAAGAACACCTCGATAATTACCTGCATAAAAATCCGGCCGTAGCAGATGCCATGAAACGCCGCATTGAGCAAAGCGAGCGCGAGCGTAAGGATATGGCGGGTATTAAAAAGCTGGCAAACCAACGGGCCAAAAAAGCCAACCTACACAACCGCAAACTGCGCGATTGCCGCGTGCATTTTACCGATGAGCAAAATGAAAAACACCTGCTATCTACCTTATTTATTACCGAAGGTGATTCGGCGAGTGGTTCCATTACGAAATCGCGCAACGTAGATACCGAAGCGGTATTTAGTTTACGCGGTAAGCCGCTTAACTGCTTTGGTTTAAAGAAAAAGGTAGTATACGAAAACGAAGAATTTAACCTCTTGCAGCACGCTTTAAATATAGAAGAAAGCCTGGAAGACTTGCGTTACAACCGGGTGGTAGTGGCTACCGATGCCGACGTTGACGGCATGCACATTCGCTTATTGCTACTGACTTTCTTTTTACAGTTCTTCCCGGATTTAGTGAAAAATGGCCATTTATACATCTTAGAAACACCGTTGTTCCGGGTGCGCAATAAGAAAGAAACCATTTACTGCTACAACGAACAAGAAAAACAAGCGGCCATGAAGAAGTTGGGCAAAAATCCGGAAATCACCCGGTTTAAAGGTTTAGGCGAGATATCACCAGAAGAATTTGGCAAGTTTATCGGCGATAACATTCGTTTAGAACCGGTTATTTTAAACACCGAAACTTCTATCCAGAAAATATTAAGTTATTTTATGGGTAAGAACACGCCGGAACGCCAGAATTTTATTATCGACAACCTCAAAGTAGAAAAAGATATTGTGGAGGACGTAGAAGAAGAAGTTTATGCTTAA
- a CDS encoding ferritin-like domain-containing protein, with protein sequence MNPDEKLFRAINDLVETCKDGMKGYETAAESVNDPQLKSELSNLSQQRAQFASELESQAQRFGISTTNENTVEGVVMDAAEAVHRGWINLKSAITGNSNEAILNECENGDAAALKTYETALNVSGIPEEIRSVVEKQHSEILEAKNRITTMKRSI encoded by the coding sequence ATGAATCCAGATGAAAAATTATTTCGGGCTATTAACGACTTAGTAGAAACCTGCAAAGACGGCATGAAAGGATACGAAACTGCCGCCGAAAGTGTCAATGATCCGCAACTCAAATCAGAACTTAGCAATTTATCGCAGCAAAGAGCGCAGTTTGCCAGTGAACTGGAAAGCCAGGCGCAACGCTTTGGGATTTCCACTACTAACGAAAATACCGTTGAAGGCGTTGTAATGGATGCGGCCGAAGCAGTACACCGGGGCTGGATTAACTTAAAATCAGCGATTACGGGTAATAGCAACGAAGCTATTCTGAATGAATGCGAAAACGGCGATGCCGCTGCTCTAAAAACCTACGAAACGGCTTTAAACGTTTCGGGAATACCCGAGGAAATACGGAGTGTAGTGGAAAAACAACACAGCGAAATTCTGGAAGCTAAAAACCGCATTACTACCATGAAGCGCAGCATTTAG
- a CDS encoding exonuclease domain-containing protein, with translation MYAIIDIETTGGQPAQDRITEIAIFIHDGNQVVDQYNTLINPERPIPFFITQLTGITDDMVQEAPKFHEVAKDIVQFTEGKVFVAHNVRFDYSFIKKEFADLGFNYQRKTLCTVRLSRSLMPGLPSYSLGKLCKSVDIELKMRHRAIGDAEATAKLFDKLIKINEVAIVNSGDALTEKSKKFINNEMRTSLLPPAINRAQIDALPDAPGVYYFYDEHGEVIYVGKSINIRKRVTQHFNIDVKSRKSIEFKNRITDISYELMGNELVALLFESDEIKRLKPFYNRQQRRSVFSSGIYTYYDQNGYKRLTFQKVSPDNPPIIALTNHFKSKDFLYHKVAKFNLCQKLCDLYKTKGACFDYQVHQCKGACVNQEPPEEYNARVDQAIDSFTYEHDSFVIIGKGREAGERTIVCVDNGRYIGFGFVDETFSASNMADFRSAVKSYNDNKDIQQIIRGYLRTKHRDKVIVFD, from the coding sequence TTGTACGCTATAATAGACATCGAAACCACTGGCGGACAACCTGCCCAGGACCGGATTACAGAAATTGCCATTTTTATTCACGATGGTAATCAGGTAGTAGATCAGTACAATACTTTAATTAATCCGGAGCGTCCCATTCCCTTCTTTATTACCCAGCTTACCGGCATTACGGACGATATGGTGCAGGAAGCACCTAAGTTTCATGAAGTAGCCAAAGACATTGTGCAATTTACCGAAGGGAAGGTTTTTGTAGCGCATAACGTGCGCTTTGATTATTCTTTTATTAAAAAAGAATTTGCCGATTTGGGCTTTAATTACCAGCGTAAAACCTTATGTACCGTTCGGTTAAGCCGTTCTTTAATGCCGGGCTTACCTTCTTACAGTTTAGGCAAATTATGCAAGAGTGTCGACATTGAATTAAAAATGCGCCACCGGGCTATTGGTGATGCCGAAGCAACCGCTAAATTGTTCGATAAACTTATCAAAATTAACGAAGTAGCAATTGTGAACTCTGGTGATGCTTTAACCGAAAAAAGCAAAAAGTTTATCAATAACGAAATGCGTACCTCACTTCTGCCGCCTGCCATAAACCGCGCCCAGATAGATGCGTTACCAGATGCTCCGGGAGTTTACTATTTCTACGACGAGCACGGCGAAGTAATTTATGTGGGCAAAAGTATTAACATCCGTAAGCGGGTTACTCAGCATTTTAACATTGATGTAAAAAGCCGCAAGTCCATTGAGTTTAAAAATCGCATTACCGATATTTCGTACGAGTTAATGGGTAACGAATTAGTAGCCTTACTCTTTGAATCGGACGAAATAAAGCGGTTAAAACCTTTTTACAACCGGCAGCAGCGGCGCAGTGTGTTTAGTTCTGGTATTTATACCTACTACGACCAGAACGGGTACAAGCGCCTGACCTTTCAAAAAGTTTCGCCCGATAATCCGCCTATTATTGCCTTAACCAATCATTTTAAATCCAAGGATTTTCTGTACCATAAAGTAGCTAAATTTAATTTGTGCCAGAAATTATGCGATTTATATAAAACGAAAGGTGCTTGTTTTGATTACCAGGTGCACCAATGCAAAGGCGCTTGTGTGAACCAGGAACCACCGGAAGAATATAACGCCCGGGTAGACCAAGCCATAGATTCTTTTACCTACGAACACGATTCCTTTGTTATTATTGGTAAAGGCCGCGAAGCGGGCGAGCGTACCATTGTTTGCGTGGATAATGGCCGTTATATAGGCTTTGGTTTTGTTGACGAAACTTTTTCGGCCAGCAACATGGCCGATTTCAGAAGTGCTGTAAAATCTTACAACGACAATAAAGATATTCAGCAAATTATCCGGGGCTATTTGCGCACCAAGCACCGCGATAAAGTAATTGTTTTTGATTGA